In one window of Sandaracinaceae bacterium DNA:
- a CDS encoding HIT family protein, translating into MDCPFCATDSLCPVWSSALSLAFRDRYPVTPGHTLVIPRRHVATWFDATRDERIDLMDAVDALKHELDAQLDPKPDGYNVGINAGEAAGQTVMHLHVHLIPRYHGDVDDPRGGVRHVIPGKGNYLLPDR; encoded by the coding sequence GTGGACTGCCCCTTCTGCGCCACCGACAGCCTGTGCCCCGTCTGGTCTTCCGCGCTCAGCCTCGCGTTTCGTGACCGCTACCCGGTCACACCGGGCCACACGCTCGTCATCCCGCGCCGTCACGTGGCCACGTGGTTTGACGCCACGCGCGACGAGCGCATCGATCTGATGGACGCGGTCGACGCCCTGAAGCACGAGCTGGACGCGCAGCTGGACCCGAAGCCCGACGGGTACAACGTGGGCATCAACGCGGGGGAAGCCGCGGGACAAACGGTGATGCACCTGCACGTGCACCTGATCCCGCGCTACCACGGCGACGTCGACGACCCACGCGGTGGCGTGCGACACGTGATTCCGGGGAAGGGCAACTACCTCCTTCCGGACCGCTAG
- a CDS encoding TM2 domain-containing protein — translation MNKHQLQASIKSTGTAYLMCLFLCGTHHAYLERWGLQFLYWVTLGGLGFWALADLILIPGYVSKHNAWIYQQLAEIEERERRENQAAQMAMIAAARR, via the coding sequence GTGAACAAGCACCAGCTGCAGGCCAGCATCAAGTCCACCGGCACCGCGTACCTCATGTGTCTGTTCCTGTGCGGAACACACCACGCCTACCTCGAGCGCTGGGGTCTACAGTTCCTCTACTGGGTCACGCTCGGAGGTCTCGGCTTCTGGGCCCTCGCCGACCTGATCCTGATCCCGGGCTACGTCTCGAAGCACAACGCGTGGATCTACCAGCAGCTCGCCGAGATCGAAGAGCGCGAGCGGCGCGAGAACCAAGCCGCCCAGATGGCGATGATCGCGGCCGCGCGGCGGTGA